AGGAATTGTTACTTATGTGATGGAAACAAGAATCAGCTTGGTGTCACTACACATCACAGGTTTACAGAATTGTGGATACCCAGCCatgattttttactttttggtacAGGCGTGGATCAGATGGCTATCCTAATACCCTCCGCAGCCACACCACTTCAAAGCCTGTTTCTCTAGGGGAAGTGGCGAGTGAAGAGTTAACCCCGGGGGAGTGGAGTGTGGAGAGTGGGAAGTATCCTGGAGTGTAaaccctctccttcctcttggtTTCTGCAGGAATTCAGATGTGTTCTAAGCCTGCTGGAGTGAGCACACTTCCAAGACCTGATGGAGGCCAGAGCTCAGAGTGGCAGCGGGTCGCAACCCTTGCTGCAGGCAGCCCGTGACGGTGGCAGGCAGCGTGGGGAGCCCGACCCCAGAGATGCCCTCACCCAGCAGGTACACGTGCTGTCTCTGGATCAGATCAGAGCCATCCGAAACACCAATGAGTACACGGAGGGACCTACTGTGGTCCCCAGACCCGGGCTCAAGCCAGCTCCTCGCCCCTCCACTCAGCACAAACATGAGAGACTCCACGGTCTGCCCGAGCACCGCCAGCCTCCTAGGCCCCAGCTCCCGCAGGCCCACgcttctgtgagagccactctgtcCAGGTCCATCAGCACGGTCAGCTCGGCATCTCGCAGCAGTACGAGGACAAGTACCAGCAGCAGTTCCTCTGAACAGAGGCTCTTAGGTTCATCCTTCTCCTCGGGGCCTGTTGCTGACGGGATAATCCGGGTGCAGCCCAAATCAGAGCTCAAGCCAGGTGAGCTTAAGCCGCTGAGCAAGGAAGATTTGGGGCTGCACGCCTACAGGTGTGAGGACTGCGGCAAGTGCAAGTGTAAGGAGTGCACCTACCCGAGGCCTCTGCCATCGGACTGGATCTGCGACAAGCAGTGCCTTTGCTCGGCCCAGAACGTGATTGACTACGGGACCTGCGTGTGCTGTGTGAAAGGTCTCTTCTATCACTGTTCTAATGATGACGAGGACAACTGTGCTGACAACCCGTGTTCTTGCAGCCAGTCTCACTGTTGCACACGTTGGTCGGCCATGGGCGTCATGTCC
This genomic window from Hippopotamus amphibius kiboko isolate mHipAmp2 chromosome 14, mHipAmp2.hap2, whole genome shotgun sequence contains:
- the SPRY2 gene encoding protein sprouty homolog 2; its protein translation is MEARAQSGSGSQPLLQAARDGGRQRGEPDPRDALTQQVHVLSLDQIRAIRNTNEYTEGPTVVPRPGLKPAPRPSTQHKHERLHGLPEHRQPPRPQLPQAHASVRATLSRSISTVSSASRSSTRTSTSSSSSEQRLLGSSFSSGPVADGIIRVQPKSELKPGELKPLSKEDLGLHAYRCEDCGKCKCKECTYPRPLPSDWICDKQCLCSAQNVIDYGTCVCCVKGLFYHCSNDDEDNCADNPCSCSQSHCCTRWSAMGVMSLFLPCLWCYLPAKGCLKLCQGCYDRVNRPGCRCKNSNTVCCKVPTVPPRNFEKPT